GTGTCGGTCTGAGTAACGTACCTGGGAttagaggctactacctgtaCTGATGTCTTGGGTTACCTGACCTTGGTCCAAATGTCGTACAAGTGAACGGTCAGAACATGTTCCTGAGAGGACAAATCCATAAAGTTCGGAAGGGAAAGAGAACATAACTGAGGAGGGTGACGGGACTGGGTGACCAGGAgatagaggtaggtatgagcctggggagccaggaggtagaggtaggtgtgagactggacgaaccaggagacagaggtaggtgcgtgcctgggcgatccaggaggcagaggtaggtgcgtgcctgggcgatccaggaggcagaggtaggtatgagcctgggcgatccaggaggcagaggtaggtgcgtgcctgggcgatccaggaggcagaggtaggtatgagcctggacgaaccaggagacagaagaaggtgcgtgcctgggcgatccaggaggcagaggtaggtgcgtgcctgggcgatccaggaggcagaggtaggtatgagcctggaaaGCCAGGAGGTAGagataggtgtgagcctgggcgaaccaggagacagaagaaggtgcgtgcctgggcgatccagaaggcagaggtaggtgcgtgtctgggcgatccaggaggcagaggtaagtatgagcctggcgagccaggaggtagaggtaggtatgagcctgggcgatccaggagacagaagtaggtagtagatgagacagcagtatataacgtgaAGCATAGACATATAACATATGGCACAGACGCCCCCATAGAGTAGGTGACTGCAGTGAGCGTTTGGTGACCGCTGAATGGGTATGGCGTGTAGTGACGGCCTGGCCAAGTTGTGGTGAGACCCccgggtttgttttttttttccaccgtgCTGACCTAGGTCCCTTCCAGCCcagctggggagggggggcccggGGCCGTCCCCCTGAATGAGGAACCGAGGGTGACTGCCTCGCTCCCGCTGCcgcacggcgggagtgcgtatgaaatggctggagattggaacctaccgattaaattgtatgtatactttatttatttgaaccaaaaaaaataaaaattcctttaaatttcccttttttttttttttttttttttgagggcatGGCCCGACGTTGCCCGGGGCTAGATACCCCTGCTTCCCGCGTGTGGTTTGTTTGACGGGGGTGCCAGCCTGGGGGCAGTAGACCTAATGGGAACACTAAAATGCAGAAAAATGTTTACTCCAGGGATCAGATTTCAGGCATAGACACAAGCTTCTGTGAAATCAAGCTACACTGTGAATTTACTTTAAACAAACATCTGCTAATGGCCTATCAATCATGAGGAGGGATCCATAGGAAAATGGCCCAACAGTCTGTGCTTAAATCTTTTAGCAAGTGTCATGGAAAGgtcactgaggagggggggggggggatttcaagAAAATGGTCTTGATATACTGGTCCACAATGCAAAGCCATTGCTTCCGCCTGGTGGCAGCGGACAAGATAACTGCTATGGAGGGTTTGTGATGAATATCTATATTCTCAGGCCTGATGGAAGCACTCCGgcatgcgctccaagctggaacgcacgccgaacaCATGACCAGGCCCAGGCCCGGCCGAgggattccggcgtgcgctccaagccggaacgcacgccgaccacgtGACCCGGCCTATGCCCTgcggcggatttccggcgtgcgttccagcgcggACTGCAACGGAGCCGGGTGAGGACGGGGGCCGAGTGGAGAGGGGGACCCGCAGgccagaccctgccccccctgctgtCTCGGGGGGAGTTGGAGGAAGGTAAAACACAGTGAAAATGTACAGAACTATATGCAAGTTGTATTTCAATGGGAATTGAATGTAATAATTAGTTCACGTGGAACACAGGAGGGAACCAAGGAATAACCAGAAGCAATTTGAGGCAAAATGTGTatcggcatgcgttccacgctgggacGCACGCCAACTCTGGGAGCCGGGAGTATGTGACCGCggctgatggagcccttgtggcgcattgtttgcacagaattacctctcctgaagacgtgacGGCAGCATATGAAAACGAAACGAACCAGATGAAAGCAACTCACGACGTGCACGGATGCAGTACCAGAGCAGGCGACTCCCTATCcaggtgtgaacagaagcgccctgaggagctgggggctggagcttaagaaggtaagatgcccctcccacaaattcaggctgacttttcagccttccacataTCCGCTACTGGGGAGTATATTACATACTACCATAAAAATAAGCCAACAGAGAGACTCTTCttctgttcagaatgtggtaaaacCTTCAATCGTAATTCACATCTCATAagccatcagagaagtcacacgggAGAAAAGCCATACTCTTGTCCTGAATGTGGTAAGCAGTTTATGAGGAGTTCACATTTAGTCAggcataagagaattcacacaggagaaaaaccccattcatgttcagagtgtgggaaGCACTTCATCACAACTTCAGATCTTGTGATACATCGGAGAACCCATACTGGAGAAAGACCCTATcattgttcagaatgtgggaagagcTTTGTCTGCAATTCTGTTCTTATCAAACacctgagaactcacacaggagagaaacgaCATTGCTGTCCTGATTGCGGCAAGTATTTTACTACCAATGCCTATCTTGTTGTTCACCAGAGAATACACACAGGAGAAAAACCATTTTCATGTACCCAATGTGGAAAGAGTTTTACTTGTAATTCCGTTCTTACCAAACATCGGAAGATCCACACAGAAAGGAGCAGCAAATCGAATCTTGTTAGACCAGATAGAATCCGGGCATGGCAAGAATTTTATCCTTGCCATCAATGTGGGAGAATTTTTGCAAATAACACACAATTTTtaagtcaccaggaaattcacttaaGAGACGCATATACTGAATCACAACTTGTTGGACACCAGACCAGtcataaaggaaaaaaatctaatttttgttGGGACTGTGGTAAATCTTTTGCCAGTAAAAGACATCTTGTTCTGCATCAGAGacggcatatacaggtccttctcaaaaaattagcatattgtgataaagttcattattttctgtaatatactgagaaacattagactttcatatattttagattcattacacaccaactgaagtagttcaagccttttattgttttaatattgatgattttggcatacagctcatgaaaacccaaatttcctatctaaaaacattagcatatttcatccgaccaataaaagaaaagagtttttaatacaaaaaaagtcaaccttcaaataattatgttcagttatgcactcaatacttggtcgggaatccttttgcaaaaaattactgcttcaatgcggcgtgttatggaggcccaggatgcttcgatagcggccttaagctcatccagagtgttggatcttgcgtctctcaactttctcttcccaatatcccacagattctctatggggttcaggtcaggagagttggcaggccaattgagcacagtaataccatggtcagtaaaccatttaccagtggttttggcactgtgagcaggtgccaggtcgtgttgaaaaatgaaatcatcatctccataaagcttttcagcagatggaagcatgaagtgctccaaaatctcctgataactagctgcattgaccctgggATTCACAGATTGAACATACAACCCTGTTCACGGGATTATAGTAGAATTAGGTCAAATTCACACACGGGTGTCACAGAAAGAACCATTTAATTCTAAagcttcacttttaatatttatatttaaaattaacgACCCATAATGTATAAGAAATATATaaacaagaaaaagaaataaaGCAAATATAAATCTATCCCACTTGACTTCTTGGATGTAGGAGATCAAGTGAATGATAAATAGGGGCAGTGTCCCTAATGGATTCCCCTACAATTATGGCCCTGCCtgaaaacggaatggccgccccgataggggggATCCCGTATCTCGTACCTCCTGTAATGCCCTGGAGGACCCTGATACAGGTGACCGATGATAGTAATCCTATGGGGAGACCAGTACTAGTCTACAGGTGTGCCAAAAATAAGAAATGCTTTATTTGTACTCCCCATAGGATTACTATCATCGGTCACCTGTATCAGGGTCCTCCAGGGCATTACAGGAGGtacgagatacgggatcgcccctatcggggcggccattccgttttcaGGCAGGGCCATAATTGTAGGGGAATCCATTAGGGACACTGCCCCTATTTATCATTCACTTGATCTCCTACATCCAAGAAGTCAAGTGGGATAGATTTATATttgctttatttcttttttttgtttatatatttcttaTACATTATGGGTcgttaattttaaatataaatattaaaagtgaagttttagacTTAAATGGTTCTTTCTGTGACacctgcattgaccctgcccttgataaaacacagtggaccaacaccagcagctgacatggcaccccagaccatcactgactgtgggtacttgacactggacttcaggcattttggcatttccctctccccagtcttcctccagactctggcaccttgatttccgaatgacatgcaacagtccagtgctgcttctctgtagcccaggtcaggcgcttctgccgctgtttctggttcaaaagttgcttgacctggggaatgcggcacctgtagcccatttcctgcacacgcctgtacacgaaggctctggatgtttctactccacactcagtccactgcttccgcaggtcccccaaggtctggaatcggtccttctccacaatcttcctcagggtctggtcacctcttctcgttgtgcagcgttttctgccacactttttccttcccacagacttcccactgaggtgccttgatacagcactctgggaacagcctattcgttcagaaatttctttctgtgtcttaccctcttgcttgagggtgacaatgatggccttctggacagcagtcaggtcggcagtcttacccatgattgcggttttgagtaatgaaccaggctgggagtttttaaaagcctcaggaatcttttgcaggtgtttagagttaattagttgattcagatgattaggttaatagctcgtttagagaaccttttcatgatatgctaattttttgagataggaattttgggttttcatgagctgtatgccaaaatcatcaatattaaaacaataaaaggcttgaactacttcagttggtgtgtaatgaatcaaaaatatatgaaagtctaatgtttatcagtacattacagaaaataatgaactttatcacaatatgctaattttttgagaaggacctgtagacgagaagccatattcctgctCAAAGTGTAGTTAATGTTTCATGGAAAGAAGACATCTTACACGTCATTTAGAAAGTCACCAAAGATAGAAAATACAATCATTTATTATATGGTTCTACATTTTTGTACTTATACAATTATTCAGAATATGTTTCTCTATAAAGTTCAAAAAGCAATTAATAAATTGCTCCCATAGTcaaaataaggcccctttcacacgagcgagaattccgcgtgggtgcaatgcgtgatgggaatgcattgcgcccgcacggaattcggacccattcatttaaatgggtctgtgtacatgagcggtggttttcacgtatcacttttgcgttgtgtgaaaatcgcagcatgttctatattcagcgattttcacacaaagctgaccccatagaagtgaatggggctgcatgaaaatcgcatcccATCCACaagtaagtgcggatgcaatgcgattttcacagatggttgctaagagatgttgtttttaaacattcagtttttttatcacgtgtgtgcaaaacgctgtaaatcacattgcacccacgcaataaaaactgaatgaaatTGCTCAGTTTTCATCGAACGCATCTGGACATAACGCGGacgcgctcgtctgcaaggggcccctttcacacaagcgagttttccgctcgggtgcaatgcgtgacatgaacgcatagcacccgcactgaatcctgacccattcatttcaatgtgtttgTGTACccacatcagttctgtgttgcgtgaaaaatacATCATGCTCTGTATTCTGCGTTTCTCGCGTAGCCCTGGCCACATAGACGTGAATGagccttcagtgaaaaacgcattgcatctgcaagcaagtgcggatgcgatacgtttttcactgatggttgctaagagatgttgtttgtaaaccttcagttttttatcacgcgcgtgaaaatgcatcaaaacgcattgcacccacgaggaaaaaactgaacgcaatcgcagacaaaactgactgaacttactcGCAAAATGGTGCGAAGttcactgaacacatccggagccaatccgtcacgctcgtgtgaaagaggcctaccaGTTCATGGAAATAATAAAGAAACTGTGATACAGACTTCTCACCAGCTTGTAGGTTTTCAGCCAGAGATTCCACTCTGCAAAGTGGTCTTGTCCAGGGTTCTTTCTCTCAGACCAAAACACACACCAGCTGCTCTCTGGCAGCGTGTGTCACTACCAGaggctttgagacgttctcacagctctgtttctccacccctgtgatgatgtcactactagagcttggaggagttccctctgccctgtttctccgcccctgtgatgaggtccttactttctgtttccttcctcccagctgtccctcctgtgtttgatttcactgcctttaaatcacccctcctcctttgtagaggtgcggattatacttttcatttgagctgtatctctcgcttgagtttcttcacctgtgtgatatcttttcactggatctgtgttctgctgaagcaagtactccggatattgtctgctgactttggatctgttttctctgcagctgcagctccttcagttaagtgttcagacattgtgtgtttctgtttctttgctgactggatccgaggcgaccccggttccgtccatatactgagcagggcaccggtggccgttccccttccactattgtaggggtttcagtggtcatcagccttaggtacgcgggcatgtctcgatccaccatctggatctggacatgtgcttagcagcttagggagagcatttagggtctgacaggggtcaccctttatcctccctagtttgggtccggtcagttgctattcactgtgtaggctcttgttgctcatttacagccgtgacattataatccgccaaaccgtccttttttgacatggatccgctttctgacctggttgaccgcatgcagggtctttctttggaggtagcggatctccgtcaatctatgactcagcttcaagcattgggctctgctccagcccatggagtctgttgcgagccaaaggtctcacttccggaaacgttctccgggggcagtgagaattttgttcgtttcagagaggcatgcaaactccatttttgcttgtatccccattcctctggtaatgaggaacagaggatgaggattgtcatctccctgctcaggggtaatgctcagacttgggctttttcgttgccatcgggggatccctcccttcgatccgttgaaagattttttgtggccctggggcagatatatgatgacccggatcgtgttgctctggccgaatctaacttacgttttttatgccagaacaaactgtctgcggagctttattgttctgaatttcggagatgggcagctgattcaggttggaatgatgctgcactccggagtcagttctctcatggtctctctgagagattgaaagatgcgtttgctttccatgagagaccaacgtccttagagtctgccatgtcattggcggtacgccttgacaggcgtctaagagaaagaagcgagacctctctgtccagccatTTTCAGTCTaggtgcagtggtgcggactcattcagtgtgcaggggcctcatcctctctcggttccctctgaggaggagcccatgcagctagatcgacttgcccctgataaaagaggatttagtcctcagagaatggtgtgtttttgttgtgggggcataggtcatttggcaaatgtttgtccgtctaggaaattcttgaactgtactaagagttataataagagaaaaacctcaaaaggtaaatcatcaaactctgcttcatctgctactttgggcaaagttgatgtaggatttgatgcttttcctctgacctgcagttcccgtttttctcctttctgccagggtagcgctagggagcaaagtcatttcttgtgagatttttgtcgatagtggagcggccgtcaatcttattgatactcaatttgtagccatgcatggttttcaggtttgcacattagaaaaggatatacctgtttttgctattgactctgctccactctcacagagatccctgaagggcattgttcacaatatccggttagcggtaggtgacactcatgtggaggatatatcttgttttgtccttaacggattgccttctcctctagttttggggttaccctggctcactagacataaccccactattgattggcaaggaaggcaaataaatgagtggagtgagttttgtagagagaattgtctcacagcgatttttgcaggggtgtctactaaaacggtgccatcatttctctctgatttctcggacgtgttttccgagagcagtgttcaggagctacctcctcactgggagtttgactgtcccattaacctcattcccggcgccaagctgccaaaagcacgcctctacaatctctcacaaccggaaagaatcgcaatgcgaacttatatctctgagagtcttgataaggggcatattcgtccctcaaaatcacctgttgccgctgttttttttttttaaaagaaagatggctctctgagaccttgcctagattttagggagctgaaccgtatcacgattcgcgatcactatccccttcctctgatcccggacctcttcaaccaaattgttggggccaaggttttttccaaattggatttgagaggcgcgtacaacctggtcagggtcagagagggggatgaatggaaaacggcctttaatacccctaacgggcattttgagaatcttgttatgcctttcggcctgatgaatgctccggccgtctttcagcattttgttaacagtattttctaccatttaatggggaaatttgtattggtgtatcttgatgatattttgattttttcccctgatgttcacacccatcaggatcatctttttcaggttctgcggattctgcgggagaataaatttgtcatggtcttacctccttgctgttcccttcgtttgacatgtgctggcggccatcttggtttctgggttttcttgtagcctcccaccctgcggctcctccttcccactgggaggagctggatgcctagctcatatatataggaggtctgtggcttcagttccttgcttggtcctcctgtgttcacatgcttccaagactgctgctgcttctggttcctgatcctggcctcgtctgactaccccgttggttcctgattccggcttcgtctgactaccccgttggttcctgattccggcttcgtctgactaccccgttcgttcctgttcctggcttcgtctgactacccttctggttcctgacctctgtctccgcaagaccctgcttcggtttagccatccgttcggactttgctacggcttgctcttcaataaaaccttcttatttttcacttatctcttgttgtacgtctggttcatggttccatgacaaaattgtacgccaagctggagaaatgtgtttttatggtatcggagattcaatttctgggttttctcctctctgtttctggttttcgcatggatccggagaaggtccgtgctgtgctggagtgggagcttcctgagaatcagaaggcattgatgcgctttctgggttttgcgaactattacagaaagttcattttgaattattcctctgttgtcaaacccctcactgacatgacaaaaaagggggcagatttttcctcttggtcggaggaggcgcttgcagctttttctaagattaaagagagttttgcgtctgctcccgtcttggtgcatcccgatgtttccttaccttttattgttgaggtggatgcttccgaggtgggtgtgggtgcggttttgtcccagggcccttctcctgccaagtggcgaccctgtgcctttttctctaaaaaactctccccggcagagagaaactatgatgtgggagatagggagttgttggccatcaagttggctttcgaggaatggcgccattggttggagagggccaggcaccctatcaccgtttttaccgaccataagaatctggcgtacttggagtcggccagacttatgaatccgagacaggccagatggtctctgttcttctccagattcaattatgtcgttacattccgccctgggatcaaaaatgtgaaggctgatgctttctctcgctgttttccgggaggaggaaactccgaggacccgggtcccattttggcggagggggtggttgtttctgctctgtattctgatttggaggccgaggtccaggctgcccagactgaggtacctgcccgttgtcctcctgggaagttgtttgtgcctcctgagttacgtcacaaactcttcaaggagcatcatgatactgttcttgctggtcaccccaggagtagagccacggtagatctcattgctcagagattttggtggctggctcttcgtaagtcggtggagggttttgtggctgcttgtgagacgtgcgctcgcgctaaggtccctcgttcatggccttcaggtccccttctcccgttacccataccttcccgtccttggacacacctctccatggactttatcaagGATCTTCcacgttcctcagggaagtcggtgatcctggtggtggtggaccgttttagcaagatggctcattttgtacccttccctggtttacccagtgctaaaacgttggagcaagcttttgtcgaccatattgttaaattgcatggcatttcctcggatattgtttccgatagaggcacgcagtttgtgtccagattctggaaggctttctgttctcgcctgggggttcggctgtccttctcttctgcttttcacccgcagtcgaatggtcagactgaacgcatcaaccagaatctggagacatatttgcgctgttttgtggcagagaaccaggaggattggtgttcatttctccctcttgctgagtttgctctgaacaaccgtcgccaggaatcttctgataagtcaccattctttggtgcatatgggttccatccgcagtttgggacattctcgggaggggctccctctggtttgcctgaggaggagagattttcctcgtctttgtctaccatttggcaaaagattcagagtaatctttgaaagatgagtgagaaatataagcgtgtggctgataagagacgtatgcctggtccggacctgaatgtgggtaatctggtgtggttgtctacaagaaatattaaactgaaggttccctcctggaaattgggtcccaagtttattgggccttataaaatcttgtcagtcgtcaatcctgttgccttccgtcttgatcttccacgggtttggaagatacataatgtatttcacagggctcttttaaaaccatatgtccagcccacggtaccctcctctttgcctcctcctccgattttggttgatggcaatctggagtttgaggtttctaaaattgtggactctcgcattgtctgcggttctcttcagtacctcgttcattggaagggttatggtcctgaggagaggatgtgggttccggtgttggacattaaagccactcgcctcatcagggcatttcatagggctcatcctgagaaggtgggtcctgggtgtccggagtccacccgtagagggggggggggggtacggtcactaccagagctttgagacgttctcacagctctgtttctccacccctgtgatgatgtcactactagagcttggaggagttccctctgccctgtttctccgcccctgtgatgaggtccttactttctgtttccttcctcccagctgtccctcctgtgtttgatttcgctgcctttaaatcacccctcctcctttgtagaggtgcggattatacttttcatttgagctgtatctcccGCTTGAgtttcttcacctgtgtgatatcttttcattGGATCTGTGTTCTGTTGAAGCAAGTActccggatattgtctgctgactttggatctgttttctctgcagctgcagctccttcagttaagtgttcagacattgtgtgtttctgtttctttgctgactggatccgaggcgaccccggttccgtccatatactgagcagggcaccggtggccgttccccttccactattgtaggggtttcagtggtcatcagccttaggtacgcgggcatgtctcgatccaccatctggatctggacatgtgcttagcagcttagggagagcatttagggtctgacaggggtcaccctttatcctccctagtttgggtccggtcagttgctattcactgtgtaggctcttgttgctcatttACAGCCGTGACAGCCTGTCTCTTAATTAGTTTCTTTTCCACCTGCTTGAGGTAGGAACACCcgggatggagtatgggagtgacctttcCACccaactcttcagtcactcctaaatcccgggcCCAAActccagctaccacaaactcagtGATCTCACATCACTGGTCACAACATCACTGTATCACTGAGAGTAGCAGCCTCAGTGATACATACCTGCCATCTATGACTTCACCCATTGAATGTCtacaatatacagtggatataaaaagtctacacacccctgttaaaatgtcaggtttctgtgatgtaaagaaaaaactgtgatgtataagataaatcatttcagaactttttccaccttttaatgtgacctataaactgtacaacttaattgaaaaacaaactgaaatcttttaggtagcgggaagaaaaaaactaaaattatgtggttgcataagtgtgcacacccttaaactaatactttgttgaagcaccttttgattttattacagcactcagtctttttgggtataagtctatcagcatggcacattttgacttggcaaatcatcccacagattttcaattggattcaggtctgggctctggctgggccattccaaaacttgaatcttcttctggtgaagccattcctttgttgatttggatgtatgctttgggttgttgtcatgctgaaagatgacgttcctcttcatgttcagctttctagcagaagcctgaaggttttgtgccaatattgactggtatttggaactgttcataattccc
The sequence above is a segment of the Bufo gargarizans isolate SCDJY-AF-19 chromosome 6, ASM1485885v1, whole genome shotgun sequence genome. Coding sequences within it:
- the LOC122942106 gene encoding oocyte zinc finger protein XlCOF19-like; its protein translation is MGAIKSPGKFTKRVRPRNRNLGRVSEAEFNRYLREEADFSAFHISATGEYITYYHKNKPTERLFFCSECGKTFNRNSHLISHQRSHTGEKPYSCPECGKQFMRSSHLVRHKRIHTGEKPHSCSECGKHFITTSDLVIHRRTHTGERPYHCSECGKSFVCNSVLIKHLRTHTGEKRHCCPDCGKYFTTNAYLVVHQRIHTGEKPFSCTQCGKSFTCNSVLTKHRKIHTERSSKSNLRMEDASHAEEACAAGCSPSSGYCGDKDASRVLALLAAWDAGGAAKGERVAGSP